A DNA window from Deltaproteobacteria bacterium contains the following coding sequences:
- a CDS encoding AbrB/MazE/SpoVT family DNA-binding domain-containing protein, protein MSVKVSPKFQVVIPEAVRVAIGVTPGSRMEVIAKGKVAYLVHVPDGAELQLALAGKLDQAKFRDKKDELLPPTPHTLWRARSVMGGVSCFTGRVTPPSTPEDGSRPVTKPVKA, encoded by the coding sequence ATGTCAGTCAAAGTTTCTCCAAAGTTTCAGGTGGTAATCCCGGAGGCTGTCAGGGTCGCGATCGGCGTTACCCCAGGTTCACGCATGGAGGTCATCGCAAAGGGCAAGGTCGCATACCTAGTACATGTCCCCGATGGGGCTGAATTGCAACTAGCTCTTGCTGGAAAGCTAGATCAAGCCAAATTCCGCGATAAGAAGGATGAACTGCTACCACCCACGCCTCACACGCTCTGGCGAGCGCGCTCCGTTATGGGTGGAGTTTCGTGCTTCACCGGACGGGTAACCCCGCCCTCCACACCTGAGGACGGTTCCCGCCCCGTGACAAAGCCTGTCAAAGCATAA
- a CDS encoding nucleotidyl transferase AbiEii/AbiGii toxin family protein: protein MNDIIVDRVKSYRAKTPEQEKDALREIIQEITLLGLWRAKFFEHAAFYGGTALRILYGLDRFSEDLDFTLLRSDARFKLASYCSGVREELAAYGFEANVETKAKKTQTSTESAFVKADTLVHLIKIGSPFRATKGELLQVKFEVDTSPALGFATEVKQFFWPQAFTVTTFDLPSLFAGKLHATFCRDRITNVKGRDFYDLLWYVGRGVKPNLAYLEAKLRESGHLLRQEAFTAPAFRSWALARLEKLDIDAAKSDLQRFLPDQRSLEAWSPELFKAAIERITT, encoded by the coding sequence ATGAACGATATCATCGTAGATCGCGTCAAATCTTATCGAGCAAAGACCCCAGAGCAAGAGAAGGATGCCCTTCGAGAGATCATACAGGAAATCACCTTACTTGGTTTGTGGCGTGCTAAATTCTTCGAGCATGCAGCCTTTTACGGTGGTACTGCATTGCGAATACTGTACGGCTTGGATCGCTTTTCTGAGGACCTAGACTTCACGCTTCTTCGTTCAGATGCTCGCTTTAAGCTGGCCTCGTATTGCAGCGGCGTCCGAGAGGAGCTGGCTGCATATGGCTTTGAGGCTAATGTAGAGACTAAGGCTAAAAAGACGCAAACCAGTACCGAATCAGCTTTCGTTAAAGCCGATACACTCGTCCACCTGATTAAGATCGGGTCGCCTTTTCGGGCGACCAAGGGTGAGCTTTTGCAAGTTAAGTTTGAGGTAGATACGTCGCCTGCTCTTGGTTTTGCGACAGAAGTGAAGCAATTCTTCTGGCCTCAGGCATTTACTGTCACGACATTTGATCTGCCGAGTTTGTTTGCAGGAAAGTTACATGCAACATTTTGCCGCGACCGCATCACCAACGTAAAGGGACGCGACTTCTACGATCTGCTTTGGTATGTCGGTCGAGGGGTGAAACCAAACCTTGCTTACCTCGAAGCTAAATTGCGCGAGTCCGGCCACTTGCTGAGGCAGGAGGCCTTTACTGCTCCGGCCTTTCGGTCGTGGGCTCTTGCGCGGTTAGAAAAGCTAGACATTGATGCAGCCAAAAGCGACCTGCAGCGCTTTTTGCCGGATCAAAGGTCACTAGAGGCGTGGTCACCGGAAC